One Setaria viridis chromosome 3, Setaria_viridis_v4.0, whole genome shotgun sequence DNA window includes the following coding sequences:
- the LOC117848603 gene encoding uncharacterized protein isoform X2, which yields MAAADATTAMTIDFLRARLLSERSVSRAAKERADHLARRVAELEEQLRTVTAQRRKAERAAAEVLAILDSQGFGRLSDAAGDSGSGSEDEVDAGDPDAAERDRGGGNEAEDALSGSELGAQAAAAAARAGGLSWKGRAGSHDCERRQPLQQQKGRQLRQRHGHSHRRGYFYSRAADSSPKYHPGQSCRKIMRKELRSQTEGQEGKNIAAEGVKDGQERSDCTVCTDEQPDFDGEARHDGRGSSGNRGLNDDGDRFAMVYEKDGEMERVLEKQAELIGQYEAEENAQREWEKKFSESRDSTTDNVNLNNKLNQAENASGRMETAQIVDKEMVCEHARSMGTAIVASSHGELQVRKNVLTTKSYLEGSGNNLGKSVLPPQASCDSILNARYDKGQGDENSDSGSSYRVNARSFERYVNTSSVGSPLSDTPKSEVSEWSSSCFHNHTENQLDTRLHQPSSDDVGGVLEALQRARMSLRAKLSQPSPASQNILALPAPNHLPANGMQLSLSRSNPLGQEVLALQAPAGYFNRVLPQGNVKVPAGPAGLFRLPTDSIPRNEMASSDGYGSRFSLTAANELHVLTSYPANHIMSAPSFSQYGSELSPDPYHDPHSSMLLSMPTSGGYNITAPDFRMGSGSFLPEVSRFSNDFRRVMPSGNAGMHFQYGHG from the exons atggcggcggcggacgcgacgacggcgatgaccatcgacttcctccgcgcgcgcctccTCTCCGAGCGCTCCGTCTCCCGCGCCGCCAAGGAGCGCGCCGACCACCTCGCCAGGCGG GTCGCGGAGCTGGAGGAGCAGCTCCGCACGGTGACGGCGCAGCGGCGCAAGGCGGAGCGGGCGGCCGCGGAGGTGCTCGCCATCCTCGACTCCCAGGGCTTCGGCCGCCTCTCCGACGCCGCGGGCgactcgggctcgggctcggagGACGAGGTTGACGCGGGCGACCCTGATGCCGCCGAGAgggaccgcggcggcgggaatGAGGCGGAGGACGCGCTGTCGGGATCGGAGCTGGGAGCCcaggcggctgctgctgctgctcgggcCGGGGGGCTCTCTTGGAAAGGCCGCGCCGGGAGCCACGACTGCGAGCGGCGGCAGCCGCTGCAGCAGCAGAAGGGCAGGCAGCTCAGGCAGAGGCACGGCCATAGCCATAGGAGGGGCTACTTCTACTCGCGCGCCGCGGATTCGTCGCCCAAGTACCATCCGGGGCAGTCGTGCCGGAAGATCATGAGGAAGGAGCTGAG ATCTCAGACGGAAGGCCAGGAGGGGAAGAACATTGCTGCGGAGGGTGTGAAGGACGGGCAGGAGAGATCAGATTGTACCGTTTGTACTGACGAGCAGCCTGATTTTGATGGCGAGGCGAGGCACGATGGGCGTGGCTCTTCTGGCAATAGAGGATTGAATGATGATGGTGATCGGTTTGCCATGGTGTATGAGAAGGATGGGGAGATGGAGAGGGTGCTCGAGAAGCAGGCTGAGCTAATTGGGCAGTATGAGGCTGAAGAAAATGCTCAGAGGGAGTGGGAGAAGAAATTCAGCGAGAGTCGAGATTCAACAACG GATAATGTTAACTTAAACAACAAGCTAAATCAGGCTGAAAATGCTAGCGGGAGGATGGAAACTGCTCAGATTGTGGATAAAGAAATGGTTTGCGAACATGCAAGATCAA TGGGCACTGCGATAGTTGCCTCAAGCCATGGTGAATTGCAGGTTAGGAAGAATGTGCTTACGACTAAGAGCTATCTTGAAGGAAGTGGTAATAATCTTGGGAAATCAGTTCTCCCTCCACAAGCAAGCTGTGATAGCATCCTAAATGCAAGATATGACAAAGGTCAAGGAGATGAAAATTCAGACAGTGGTTCAAGCTACCGTGTGAATGCTCGCTCTTTTGAGCGCTATGTAAATACATCATCAGTTGGGAGCCCACTAAGTGATACCCCTAAAAGTGAAGTCTCAGAATGGAGCTCCTCGTGCTTTCATAACCACACTGAGAACCAGCTTGATACTCGGCTTCATCAACCATCAAGCGATGATGTTGGAGGGGTGCTAGAGGCCCTTCAACGTGCCAGGATGTCTCTCAGAGCAAAGCTGAGCCAGCCAAGTCCAGCCAGCCAGAATATATTGGCACTTCCAGCACCGAATCATTTGCCAGCCAATGGCATGCAACTTTCACTCAGCAGGTCAAACCCTCTCGGCCAGGAGGTATTGGCACTACAAGCACCAGCAGGCTACTTTAACAGGGTCCTACCACAAGGCAATGTGAAAGTACCCGCAGGCCCTGCTGGTTTGTTTCGTTTGCCAACAGATTCGATTCCTAGAAATGAGATGGCCTCAAGTGATGGCTATGGTTCAAGGTTCAGTTTGACAGCGGCAAATGAACTACACGTATTGACAAGCTACCCTGCTAATCATATCATGTCAGCTCCATCTTTTTCGCAATATGGTTCTGAGTTGTCACCAGATCCATATCATGATCCTCATAGTTCCATGTTGCTATCCATGCCTACTTCTGGTGGGTATAACATCACTGCGCCGGATTTCAGAATGGGGAGTGGTTCTTTTCTCCCCGAAGTTTCGAGGTTTAGCAATGATTTTAGAAGGGTAATGCCTTCTGGAAATGCTGGCATGCACTTCCAGTATGGTCATGGTTAG
- the LOC117848603 gene encoding uncharacterized protein isoform X1 has translation MAAADATTAMTIDFLRARLLSERSVSRAAKERADHLARRVAELEEQLRTVTAQRRKAERAAAEVLAILDSQGFGRLSDAAGDSGSGSEDEVDAGDPDAAERDRGGGNEAEDALSGSELGAQAAAAAARAGGLSWKGRAGSHDCERRQPLQQQKGRQLRQRHGHSHRRGYFYSRAADSSPKYHPGQSCRKIMRKELRSQTEGQEGKNIAAEGVKDGQERSDCTVCTDEQPDFDGEARHDGRGSSGNRGLNDDGDRFAMVYEKDGEMERVLEKQAELIGQYEAEENAQREWEKKFSESRDSTTDNVNLNNKLNQAENASGRMETAQIVDKEMVCEHARSSEDYHNPSEFLPKGSVLELPPNVAKDSVIEQRKADGSDHDFVVGTAIVASSHGELQVRKNVLTTKSYLEGSGNNLGKSVLPPQASCDSILNARYDKGQGDENSDSGSSYRVNARSFERYVNTSSVGSPLSDTPKSEVSEWSSSCFHNHTENQLDTRLHQPSSDDVGGVLEALQRARMSLRAKLSQPSPASQNILALPAPNHLPANGMQLSLSRSNPLGQEVLALQAPAGYFNRVLPQGNVKVPAGPAGLFRLPTDSIPRNEMASSDGYGSRFSLTAANELHVLTSYPANHIMSAPSFSQYGSELSPDPYHDPHSSMLLSMPTSGGYNITAPDFRMGSGSFLPEVSRFSNDFRRVMPSGNAGMHFQYGHG, from the exons atggcggcggcggacgcgacgacggcgatgaccatcgacttcctccgcgcgcgcctccTCTCCGAGCGCTCCGTCTCCCGCGCCGCCAAGGAGCGCGCCGACCACCTCGCCAGGCGG GTCGCGGAGCTGGAGGAGCAGCTCCGCACGGTGACGGCGCAGCGGCGCAAGGCGGAGCGGGCGGCCGCGGAGGTGCTCGCCATCCTCGACTCCCAGGGCTTCGGCCGCCTCTCCGACGCCGCGGGCgactcgggctcgggctcggagGACGAGGTTGACGCGGGCGACCCTGATGCCGCCGAGAgggaccgcggcggcgggaatGAGGCGGAGGACGCGCTGTCGGGATCGGAGCTGGGAGCCcaggcggctgctgctgctgctcgggcCGGGGGGCTCTCTTGGAAAGGCCGCGCCGGGAGCCACGACTGCGAGCGGCGGCAGCCGCTGCAGCAGCAGAAGGGCAGGCAGCTCAGGCAGAGGCACGGCCATAGCCATAGGAGGGGCTACTTCTACTCGCGCGCCGCGGATTCGTCGCCCAAGTACCATCCGGGGCAGTCGTGCCGGAAGATCATGAGGAAGGAGCTGAG ATCTCAGACGGAAGGCCAGGAGGGGAAGAACATTGCTGCGGAGGGTGTGAAGGACGGGCAGGAGAGATCAGATTGTACCGTTTGTACTGACGAGCAGCCTGATTTTGATGGCGAGGCGAGGCACGATGGGCGTGGCTCTTCTGGCAATAGAGGATTGAATGATGATGGTGATCGGTTTGCCATGGTGTATGAGAAGGATGGGGAGATGGAGAGGGTGCTCGAGAAGCAGGCTGAGCTAATTGGGCAGTATGAGGCTGAAGAAAATGCTCAGAGGGAGTGGGAGAAGAAATTCAGCGAGAGTCGAGATTCAACAACG GATAATGTTAACTTAAACAACAAGCTAAATCAGGCTGAAAATGCTAGCGGGAGGATGGAAACTGCTCAGATTGTGGATAAAGAAATGGTTTGCGAACATGCAAGATCAAGTGAGGATTATCACAATCCCTCTGAATTTCTACCAAAGGGCTCTGTTTTAGAATTGCCCCCAAATGTAGCCAAAGATAGTGTTATTGAGCAGCGTAAAGCTGATGGGTCTGATCATGATTTTGTAGTGGGCACTGCGATAGTTGCCTCAAGCCATGGTGAATTGCAGGTTAGGAAGAATGTGCTTACGACTAAGAGCTATCTTGAAGGAAGTGGTAATAATCTTGGGAAATCAGTTCTCCCTCCACAAGCAAGCTGTGATAGCATCCTAAATGCAAGATATGACAAAGGTCAAGGAGATGAAAATTCAGACAGTGGTTCAAGCTACCGTGTGAATGCTCGCTCTTTTGAGCGCTATGTAAATACATCATCAGTTGGGAGCCCACTAAGTGATACCCCTAAAAGTGAAGTCTCAGAATGGAGCTCCTCGTGCTTTCATAACCACACTGAGAACCAGCTTGATACTCGGCTTCATCAACCATCAAGCGATGATGTTGGAGGGGTGCTAGAGGCCCTTCAACGTGCCAGGATGTCTCTCAGAGCAAAGCTGAGCCAGCCAAGTCCAGCCAGCCAGAATATATTGGCACTTCCAGCACCGAATCATTTGCCAGCCAATGGCATGCAACTTTCACTCAGCAGGTCAAACCCTCTCGGCCAGGAGGTATTGGCACTACAAGCACCAGCAGGCTACTTTAACAGGGTCCTACCACAAGGCAATGTGAAAGTACCCGCAGGCCCTGCTGGTTTGTTTCGTTTGCCAACAGATTCGATTCCTAGAAATGAGATGGCCTCAAGTGATGGCTATGGTTCAAGGTTCAGTTTGACAGCGGCAAATGAACTACACGTATTGACAAGCTACCCTGCTAATCATATCATGTCAGCTCCATCTTTTTCGCAATATGGTTCTGAGTTGTCACCAGATCCATATCATGATCCTCATAGTTCCATGTTGCTATCCATGCCTACTTCTGGTGGGTATAACATCACTGCGCCGGATTTCAGAATGGGGAGTGGTTCTTTTCTCCCCGAAGTTTCGAGGTTTAGCAATGATTTTAGAAGGGTAATGCCTTCTGGAAATGCTGGCATGCACTTCCAGTATGGTCATGGTTAG
- the LOC117848604 gene encoding large ribosomal subunit protein P2B, with product MKMIAAYLLAVLGGNTSPTADDVKSILESVGAEADEEKLDFLLTELKDKDITEVIAAGREKFASVPSGGGAIAMGAPVAAAGGAAPAEEEKKEEKVEEKEESDDDMGFSLFD from the exons ATGAAGATGATCGCTGCCTACCTGCTTGCTGTTCTGGGTGGAAACACTTCCCCCACTGCTGATGATGTTAAGAGCATTCTGGAATCAG TTGGGGCTGAAGCTGATGAAGAGAAACTGGACTTCCTGCTCACAGAACTCAAGGACAAGGACATAACAGAAGTGATTGCAGCTGGAAGGGAAAAGTTCGCCTCGGTGCCTTCAGGTGGTGGTGCAATTGCCATGGGAGCTCCGGTTGCTGCAGCTGGTGGTGCAGCACCTGCTGAAgaggaaaagaaggaagagaaggttgaagagaaggaagaatcTGACGAT GATATGGGTTTCAGCTTGTTCGATTAA
- the LOC117847308 gene encoding cytochrome P450 94C1: MGADATALHVAVHALASSLQPPVVAAVFFASAACTVALAVLLASLRLRPPWWCACAVCEAYVTASWAGEFDNLCDWYAHLLRRAPGRTVHVHVLGNVLTANPPTVDHMLRGRFDNYPKGAPFSAILADFLGRGIFNVDGDSWLFQRKLAAAELAAPALRGYATGVVASELRCRLIPLLHSASSGGEKLLDLQDVFRRFAFDCICRISFGLDPGCLELSLPMSAFADAFDTASMLSARRATAPMYVFWKLKRLLNVGEERELRDAIRLVDTLAAEVIRQRRKLGTAASGDDLLSRFMGSINDDKYLRDIVVSFMLAGRDTVASGLTAFFLLLSDHPDVATAIRDEVSGVAGGRGDDPAAAATSEKLKDMHYVHAALYECMRLFPPVQFDSKFAAGDDTLPDGTFVARGTRVTYHAYAMGRMESVWGPDCAEFRPERWLRDGRFVPESPYRYPVFQGGVRVCVGKELAIMEMKSVIVSVVQSFDIEAVGRSSHRPKFAPGLTATFAGGVPVRVRRRARATALRPPS, from the coding sequence ATGGGCGCGGATGCAACCGCGCTTCACGTCGCGGTCCACGCCCTGGCGAGCTCCCTGCAGCCGCCGGTGGTGGCCGCCGTCTTCTTCGCGTCGGCCGCGTGCACGGTGGCCCTGGCCGTCCTCCTGGCGTcgctgcggctgcggccgccGTGGTGGTGCGCGTGCGCGGTGTGCGAGGCGTACGTGACGGCGTCGTGGGCGGGGGAGTTCGACAACCTCTGCGACTGGTACGCGCACCTCCTGCGCCGCGCGCCCGGGCGGACCGTGCACGTGCACGTGCTCGGCAACGTGCTCACCGCCAACCCGCCCACCGTCGACCACATGCTGCGCGGCCGCTTCGACAACTACCCCAAGGGCGCACCCTTCTCCGCCATCCTCGCCGACTTCCTCGGCCGCGGGATATTCAACGTCGACGGCGACTCGTGGCTCTTCCAGCgcaagctcgccgccgccgagctcgcggCCCCGGCGCTGCGCGGCTACGCGACGGGCGTCGTGGCCTCCGAGCTGCGGTGCCGCCTCATTCCTCTGCTCCACTCTGCATCCAGCGGCGGCGAGAAGCTGCTCGACCTCCAGGACGTGTTCCGCCGCTTCGCCTTCGACTGCATATGCAGGATCTCGTTCGGCCTCGACCCCGGCTGCCTCGAGCTCTCGCTGCCCATGTCCGCGTTCGCCGACGCGTTCGACACGGCCTCGATGCTCTCCGCACGCCGCGCGACGGCGCCCATGTACGTGTTCTGGAAGCTGAAGCGGCTGCTCAACGTCGGGGAGGAGCGGGAGCTCCGCGACGCGATCCGCCTCGTCGACACGCTCGCCGCGGAGGTCATCCGTCAGCGCCGGAAGCTCGGCACCGCCGCCTCGGGCGACGACCTCCTGTCGCGGTTCATGGGCTCCATCAACGACGACAAGTACCTGCGCGACATCGTCGTGAGCTTCATGCTCGCTGGCCGCGACACCGTCGCCTCAGGCCTCACCGCCTTCTTCCTGCTGCTGTCCGACCACCCCGACGTGGCCACCGCGATCCGGGACGAAGTCTCCGGCGTCGCCGGAGGCAGGGGCGACgaccccgcggccgccgccacctcggaGAAGctcaaggacatgcactacgtgCACGCGGCGCTGTACGAGTGCATGCGGCTGTTCCCGCCGGTGCAGTTTGACTCCAagttcgccgccggcgacgacacgCTCCCGGACGGCACGTTCGTCGCCAGGGGCACCCGGGTAACCTACCACGCCTACGCCATGGGCCGCATGGAGTCCGTTTGGGGCCCCGACTGCGCCGAGTTCCGCCCGGAGCGCTGGCTCCGCGACGGCCGGTTCGTGCCGGAGAGCCCCTACCGGTACCCGGTCTTCCAGGGCGGCGTGCGTGTCTGCGTCGGCAAGGAGCTCGCCATCATGGAGATGAAGTCAGTCATCGTCTCCGTCGTGCAGAGCTTCGACATCGAGGCGGTCGGCCGTAGCTCCCACCGGCCCAAGTTCGCACCAGGCCTTACCGCCACATTCGCTGGGGGCGTGCCGGTCAGAGtgcgccggcgagctcgtgcCACCGCGCTCCGACCACCAAGCTAA